A single region of the Idiomarinaceae bacterium HL-53 genome encodes:
- a CDS encoding phospholipid/cholesterol/gamma-HCH transport system permease protein translates to MIDFFVRLGQNTLNTLRGVGGATIMLAQSLVGKPQPLKMFPLLIRQLYVVGVQSMLIILISGLFIGMVLGLQGYTILVDFGAEQALGPMVALSLLRELGPVVTALLFAGRAGSALTAEIGLMRATEQLSSLEMMAVDPLRRVVAPRFWAGFISMPLLAFMFSAVGIYGGFMVGVQWLGVDDGAFWSVMQANVDWSQDIMNGFIKSLVFAFVVTWIALFKGYTAEPTSPGISAATTQTVVYSSLAVLGLDFVLTAIMFS, encoded by the coding sequence ATGATCGATTTCTTCGTGCGCTTAGGGCAGAACACTCTCAACACATTACGCGGCGTTGGTGGGGCAACCATCATGTTGGCGCAGTCTTTGGTGGGTAAACCACAGCCTTTGAAGATGTTCCCGTTGCTCATCCGTCAGCTTTACGTGGTGGGTGTGCAGTCCATGCTCATTATTCTGATTTCGGGTCTCTTTATCGGCATGGTGCTGGGCTTGCAAGGCTACACTATTTTGGTCGATTTTGGCGCTGAACAAGCCTTAGGGCCGATGGTGGCGCTGTCACTCTTACGTGAATTAGGCCCCGTTGTAACAGCGCTGCTGTTTGCTGGTCGAGCAGGTTCTGCTTTAACCGCAGAGATCGGTTTAATGCGAGCTACGGAGCAACTGTCGAGTTTAGAAATGATGGCCGTTGATCCTCTTCGGCGTGTGGTAGCGCCTCGGTTCTGGGCTGGTTTCATTAGTATGCCGTTGCTGGCATTTATGTTCAGTGCTGTGGGTATTTATGGCGGCTTCATGGTCGGTGTGCAATGGCTTGGTGTCGACGACGGTGCCTTTTGGTCTGTTATGCAAGCCAACGTAGATTGGAGCCAAGACATTATGAACGGTTTTATTAAGAGTTTGGTGTTTGCTTTTGTAGTGACTTGGATAGCTTTGTTTAAAGGTTATACCGCAGAGCCGACGTCGCCGGGTATTAGTGCGGCGACCACACAAACCGTTGTTTACAGCTCGTTGGCAGTGTTAGGGCTAGATTTTGTATTGACTGCGATCATGTTTAGTTAA
- a CDS encoding phospholipid/cholesterol/gamma-HCH transport system ATP-binding protein, producing MDTLVEVKDVFFSRGTTPIYEGVTLRIPRGKVTGIMGPSGCGKTTLLRLIGGQLKAQSGDVSFAGQNMAKLGRSALFETRKRMSMLFQSGALFSDLTVFENVAFPLREHTQLPENIIHTIVKMKLQSVGLRGAGQLFPSELSGGMARRAALARSIALDPELIMYDEPFAGQDPISMGMLVQLIRSLNETLGLTSVVVSHDIHEVMSIADHLVIMANKQVIAEGSPAELKAHDSELVQQFLSGAADGPVPFHYQAKPYHEDLLGGAQ from the coding sequence TTGGATACTTTGGTCGAAGTGAAAGACGTGTTCTTCAGTCGTGGCACAACGCCCATCTACGAAGGTGTAACGCTGCGCATACCGCGTGGCAAAGTCACTGGAATTATGGGGCCTAGTGGTTGCGGTAAAACGACGCTATTAAGATTGATTGGCGGGCAATTGAAGGCGCAATCAGGCGATGTGAGCTTCGCGGGCCAGAATATGGCAAAGTTAGGTCGCTCAGCTTTATTTGAAACGCGTAAACGCATGAGCATGTTGTTTCAAAGTGGTGCGTTGTTTTCAGACCTTACTGTTTTTGAAAATGTCGCGTTTCCATTGCGTGAGCACACGCAGTTACCCGAGAATATCATTCACACGATTGTGAAAATGAAATTGCAATCTGTAGGGCTCCGAGGTGCGGGTCAGCTATTTCCCTCTGAGTTGTCGGGGGGCATGGCGCGTAGAGCGGCGCTAGCAAGGTCAATTGCTCTCGATCCGGAGTTAATCATGTACGATGAGCCGTTTGCAGGGCAGGACCCGATTTCAATGGGCATGTTGGTACAACTCATTCGCTCTTTGAACGAAACATTAGGTCTAACAAGCGTGGTAGTATCGCACGATATTCATGAAGTGATGTCGATTGCAGATCACCTGGTGATCATGGCCAATAAGCAGGTGATTGCCGAAGGCTCGCCCGCAGAATTAAAAGCCCACGATTCAGAACTTGTGCAGCAATTCTTGAGTGGTGCGGCCGATGGACCCGTTCCGTTCCATTACCAAGCGAAGCCTTACCATGAAGATTTACTTGGGGGCGCGCAATGA
- a CDS encoding transcriptional regulator, TetR family, whose amino-acid sequence MTQQNSSNKNMAARGGRPSKRDFILECAETLVQAKGAAHLTFDALTEVTGISKGGLLYHFESKDALISAMLERYIERRMKLREEILAGQEGPDAEIISLIRAELAHNKRGKLGVDSAIIAAVATNPELTNMMSARQEELFHLLDQSSVGPIQARVAWYAVIGHRLCRQFGINHGEEGNDDAFAQYLINLITPKKDGENESVFG is encoded by the coding sequence ATGACCCAACAAAATTCTTCCAATAAAAACATGGCAGCGCGCGGTGGACGCCCCAGTAAGCGCGATTTTATCCTTGAGTGTGCTGAAACCTTAGTACAAGCGAAAGGGGCTGCTCATTTAACCTTTGATGCTCTTACTGAGGTGACCGGGATAAGCAAAGGAGGTCTGCTGTATCATTTTGAGAGCAAAGACGCGCTGATTAGTGCCATGCTTGAACGCTATATTGAGCGCAGAATGAAGTTGCGTGAAGAGATACTGGCGGGGCAAGAAGGCCCCGACGCAGAGATTATTTCTCTTATTCGTGCAGAATTAGCGCACAACAAACGCGGTAAACTCGGCGTAGACAGTGCCATTATCGCAGCCGTGGCAACAAATCCTGAGCTCACCAATATGATGAGTGCGCGACAAGAAGAGCTTTTTCACCTGCTTGACCAAAGCTCGGTTGGACCGATCCAAGCGCGTGTTGCTTGGTATGCAGTGATCGGTCATCGGTTGTGTCGCCAGTTCGGCATCAATCATGGGGAAGAGGGGAATGACGATGCCTTTGCACAATACTTAATCAATTTAATTACCCCGAAGAAAGACGGTGAGAATGAGAGTGTATTTGGCTAG
- a CDS encoding arabinose-5-phosphate isomerase translates to MAKVDYLEQARNVLDIERAAIDTLYASLNDQFEQACELMMHCKGRVVVTGMGKSGHIGGKIAATLASTGTPAFFVHPGEASHGDLGMITKQDVVLAISNSGETGEIVSIIPVLKRLNVPLIALTGRPDSTLATLADVHITVAVKEEACPLGLAPTASTTATLVMGDALAVSLLRARGFTADDFALSHPGGSLGKRLLLRVSDLMHTDERVPQVHHTATTSEALLEMSRKGLGMTTVVDDQGTLLGLFTDGDLRRILDHRIDVHDSKIAEVMTPNCITVKHELLAAEALQLMESRKINGLIVVDAANKPVGAFNMHDLLQAGVL, encoded by the coding sequence ATGGCAAAAGTTGATTACCTTGAGCAAGCTCGCAATGTGCTAGATATTGAGCGCGCAGCCATTGATACGCTCTACGCGAGTCTAAACGATCAATTTGAACAGGCATGTGAGCTAATGATGCACTGTAAAGGGAGAGTGGTCGTAACCGGCATGGGGAAATCAGGTCATATCGGTGGAAAAATTGCGGCGACACTCGCAAGCACTGGCACCCCCGCGTTTTTCGTACATCCTGGAGAAGCCAGCCATGGTGACCTCGGCATGATTACGAAACAAGACGTCGTACTAGCCATTTCAAACTCGGGTGAAACCGGAGAAATTGTTAGTATTATTCCGGTCCTTAAACGCCTGAATGTGCCTCTCATTGCCCTCACCGGCCGGCCCGACTCAACCCTGGCGACACTCGCCGATGTGCACATCACGGTTGCAGTAAAAGAGGAAGCATGCCCACTAGGCTTAGCGCCCACTGCGAGCACCACTGCAACCTTGGTCATGGGCGATGCCCTAGCCGTCAGTTTGCTGCGTGCACGTGGTTTTACCGCGGACGACTTCGCCCTTTCTCACCCTGGTGGCAGCCTCGGCAAGCGATTACTTCTGCGGGTCAGCGATTTAATGCACACTGATGAACGCGTGCCACAGGTACACCACACAGCAACCACGTCAGAAGCCCTGCTAGAAATGTCCCGTAAGGGGCTTGGCATGACCACGGTAGTAGACGACCAAGGCACACTACTTGGATTATTCACCGATGGCGACCTACGTCGGATTCTCGATCATCGTATCGACGTACATGACTCTAAAATTGCAGAGGTCATGACTCCAAATTGCATTACGGTGAAACACGAACTCTTAGCAGCCGAGGCACTCCAACTTATGGAGTCACGGAAGATCAACGGTTTAATAGTGGTTGATGCGGCAAATAAACCCGTGGGTGCATTTAATATGCATGATTTATTGCAAGCAGGGGTGCTTTGA
- a CDS encoding 3-deoxy-D-manno-octulosonate 8-phosphate phosphatase (KDO 8-P phosphatase), producing the protein MISTWYGEITDALFAKLQQVKVLICDVDGVFSDGRIYMGNAGEELKAFHTRDGLGVKALRQAGIEVGVITGRRSAIVEKRMSALGVPFIFQGQEQKANAYANILSELNLEDHEAAYIGDDTPDLELVQRSGVGVAVFDAHPSVQLGADYITSNRGGFGAVREIADLILLAHGKLHQVSGSST; encoded by the coding sequence ATGATTAGTACTTGGTATGGAGAAATTACCGATGCATTGTTCGCTAAGTTGCAACAAGTCAAAGTACTTATTTGTGACGTCGATGGCGTGTTCTCAGATGGCCGCATCTACATGGGTAATGCCGGCGAAGAGCTCAAAGCATTTCACACCCGAGATGGCCTTGGAGTGAAAGCACTCCGCCAAGCGGGTATCGAAGTGGGTGTGATCACAGGGCGTCGATCCGCCATCGTAGAAAAACGCATGAGTGCTTTAGGGGTTCCTTTTATTTTTCAGGGCCAAGAACAAAAGGCCAATGCATATGCAAACATTCTCTCGGAGCTTAATCTAGAAGATCACGAAGCGGCCTATATTGGTGACGACACGCCTGATTTAGAGCTAGTCCAGCGTAGCGGTGTCGGTGTTGCGGTATTTGACGCACATCCATCAGTACAGTTAGGTGCCGATTACATTACCAGCAATCGTGGTGGTTTTGGCGCGGTAAGGGAGATTGCAGATCTGATACTGCTTGCGCATGGCAAACTCCACCAAGTTTCAGGGTCGAGTACGTGA
- a CDS encoding lipopolysaccharide export system protein LptC gives MNLRTILLIIAIALVATYLLWQPRSTDDDSLQPETVEQILPDFTAENLVSRLYETDGALAHRIRASRMSHFSQQGLTELIEPVYLSYLRDLPENAGNLWQISAQTGSFFEGETLELIDHVNVTNLSEIGYIDNITTEYLKIDLVKQEMVTDQPVLIEGPQFTIRGIGIRVDLESQQLELIEHVETIYYPRGIQRSARSE, from the coding sequence GTGAACCTACGCACCATTCTGCTTATTATCGCTATTGCATTGGTTGCCACCTACTTATTGTGGCAACCTCGCTCGACTGATGATGACTCGCTTCAACCAGAGACAGTGGAGCAAATTCTGCCCGACTTTACGGCCGAAAACTTAGTGTCGCGCCTTTATGAAACCGACGGCGCACTTGCGCATCGAATTCGCGCTTCCCGCATGTCACATTTTAGTCAACAGGGTCTCACTGAACTCATTGAACCGGTATACCTGAGCTACTTACGTGATTTACCCGAAAACGCAGGGAATCTGTGGCAAATTTCAGCGCAAACCGGTTCATTCTTCGAGGGTGAAACGTTGGAGCTCATTGATCATGTGAACGTCACAAACCTTTCTGAAATCGGGTATATTGACAACATCACCACGGAATATCTGAAAATAGACTTAGTAAAACAGGAAATGGTCACCGATCAGCCCGTGCTAATTGAAGGCCCACAGTTTACAATTCGTGGCATTGGAATTCGAGTCGACCTCGAGAGTCAACAACTGGAACTCATTGAACATGTTGAAACCATTTACTATCCTCGCGGCATTCAGCGCAGCGCTCGCAGCGAGTAA
- a CDS encoding lipopolysaccharide export system protein LptA — protein MLKPFTILAAFSAALAASNVALAQDVSPLERDFAQPVTVESNRELLDMRANIFRVEGNVIITQGSLIIRADELEIQGFSGGEGQAEKFIAKGSPATYEQEVQDGFIVTASADEIIYDATARILTLTGSAELLQSGNQLKAASITYDIGKQQVSAERNEEQRVRTTFQPRRPEEEGNNN, from the coding sequence ATGTTGAAACCATTTACTATCCTCGCGGCATTCAGCGCAGCGCTCGCAGCGAGTAATGTTGCGTTAGCGCAAGACGTCAGCCCGTTAGAACGCGACTTTGCTCAACCGGTCACCGTTGAATCGAATCGCGAGCTTCTCGACATGCGGGCAAACATATTTCGCGTGGAAGGCAATGTAATTATTACTCAAGGAAGTCTGATTATTCGGGCAGATGAGTTGGAAATTCAAGGTTTTAGCGGTGGTGAAGGGCAAGCAGAGAAATTTATTGCGAAAGGCTCACCGGCCACTTATGAGCAAGAAGTACAAGATGGCTTTATTGTTACTGCGAGCGCAGATGAAATCATTTACGATGCCACGGCTCGCATCCTAACGCTCACAGGCAGCGCGGAACTACTGCAAAGCGGTAACCAGTTGAAAGCAGCATCGATCACCTATGACATTGGCAAGCAGCAAGTGAGCGCTGAGCGCAACGAAGAGCAGCGGGTGCGCACAACCTTCCAGCCCAGACGCCCGGAAGAAGAAGGAAATAATAACTAA
- a CDS encoding lipopolysaccharide export system ATP-binding protein, with protein MTQLRAEHLAKAYKGRTVVSDVSLSVNAGQIVGLLGPNGAGKTTTFYMIVGLVPNDKGHILLGAEDITLMPMHERARQGIGYLPQESSVFRKLSVRDNIMAILETRKDLTPAQREEKLDSLVSEFSIGHITSNLGMALSGGERRRVEIARALAADPKFILLDEPFAGVDPISVIDIKKIIQQLKQRGIGVLITDHNVRETLSVCEQAYIVSQGHMIASGTSQQVLANQKVKDVYLGEQFSL; from the coding sequence ATGACGCAACTCAGAGCAGAACATCTGGCCAAAGCCTATAAAGGCAGAACCGTCGTATCCGATGTCTCGTTAAGCGTGAATGCAGGCCAGATTGTTGGTCTACTGGGTCCCAATGGAGCGGGAAAAACAACGACTTTTTACATGATTGTTGGCCTTGTACCCAACGATAAAGGCCATATTCTACTCGGCGCAGAAGATATCACGCTCATGCCCATGCATGAACGCGCCCGTCAAGGAATCGGTTACTTGCCGCAAGAGTCTTCGGTGTTTCGCAAGCTTTCCGTACGCGACAATATCATGGCCATCCTAGAAACGCGTAAAGATCTCACGCCCGCACAGCGCGAAGAGAAGCTCGACAGCTTAGTCAGCGAATTCAGTATCGGTCATATCACGTCAAATTTGGGTATGGCATTGTCGGGCGGCGAGCGGCGTCGCGTTGAGATCGCCCGAGCGCTTGCTGCCGATCCCAAGTTTATCTTGCTCGATGAGCCTTTCGCAGGTGTCGACCCAATTTCAGTGATCGACATCAAGAAAATTATTCAGCAACTCAAACAACGCGGAATTGGCGTGTTAATCACCGATCACAATGTGAGAGAGACCTTATCGGTATGTGAGCAAGCGTACATTGTGAGCCAAGGTCACATGATAGCTTCCGGTACCTCACAACAGGTATTAGCAAACCAAAAAGTAAAAGATGTTTACTTAGGCGAGCAATTCTCCTTGTAA
- a CDS encoding RNA polymerase, sigma 54 subunit, RpoN/SigL yields the protein MKQSLQLKLGQQLTMTPQLQQAIRLLQLSSLDLQQEIQEALDSNPLLEVADEFDGDNLNELTTSQDTSALDTDQAMANESMPEDLPVDSTWEDTYSAGSGSLGKSSSVGSASDDDYVYQGETSESLQDYLLWQMRLSHFSEVDERIAEIIIDSIDDNGYFQQSLEEVLLAVQRDFPETELDEVAVVLKRIQFFDPIGVGARDVGECLALQLKQFPTDTPWLKEAQTIVQEYIPLLANRDFRTLARKTKLKEPELKEVMRLIHTLQPRPGENFNQRESEYVIPDVSVRKHQGRWIVELNPDALPKIRVNEEYAALSKQARNAEDGQYIKQHVQDARWFIKSLESRNETLMKVANCIVQRQQAFFEYGEEAMRPMVLNDVAESIDMHESTVSRVTTQKFMHTPRGIFELKYFFSSHVSTEDGGECSSTAIRAFIRKLVAAERPEKPLSDSKIAELMADQGIKVARRTIAKYREAMNIPPSNQRKSLL from the coding sequence ATGAAGCAAAGCCTGCAGTTAAAACTCGGTCAACAACTTACGATGACGCCTCAGCTGCAGCAGGCGATTCGACTTCTTCAGCTGTCTTCGCTCGACCTACAACAAGAAATTCAAGAAGCGCTCGATAGTAATCCGTTGCTCGAAGTGGCCGACGAATTCGACGGCGATAACCTTAACGAACTGACCACAAGCCAAGACACCAGCGCATTAGACACCGATCAGGCCATGGCGAATGAAAGTATGCCTGAAGACTTACCGGTAGACTCCACTTGGGAAGACACGTATTCAGCAGGTTCCGGTTCACTTGGCAAGTCATCGAGTGTCGGCAGTGCAAGCGATGATGACTACGTTTATCAGGGTGAAACGAGCGAGTCGTTACAAGACTACTTACTTTGGCAAATGCGTCTCTCGCACTTTAGCGAAGTGGATGAACGAATTGCAGAAATTATCATCGATAGTATCGATGATAATGGTTATTTCCAGCAGTCCTTAGAAGAAGTCTTACTCGCCGTTCAACGCGATTTTCCAGAGACGGAACTCGACGAAGTCGCAGTGGTGTTAAAGCGCATTCAATTTTTCGACCCTATTGGTGTTGGTGCACGCGATGTAGGTGAGTGCTTGGCACTCCAACTTAAACAATTCCCAACTGACACGCCATGGTTGAAAGAAGCTCAAACCATTGTACAAGAGTACATTCCACTGCTGGCAAATCGTGATTTTCGAACACTGGCGAGAAAAACCAAGTTGAAGGAGCCCGAACTCAAAGAAGTCATGCGGCTTATTCACACCCTGCAACCACGTCCAGGCGAAAACTTTAATCAACGCGAATCCGAATATGTAATTCCTGATGTATCAGTAAGAAAGCATCAAGGTCGATGGATTGTTGAGCTAAATCCAGATGCATTGCCTAAGATTAGAGTAAACGAGGAATATGCGGCGCTATCAAAGCAAGCGCGAAATGCAGAGGACGGTCAATATATCAAGCAACATGTTCAAGACGCACGTTGGTTTATTAAGAGCTTAGAGAGCCGGAATGAAACGCTCATGAAAGTGGCGAATTGTATCGTACAGCGCCAACAGGCCTTTTTTGAATATGGCGAGGAAGCCATGCGTCCTATGGTGTTAAACGATGTTGCTGAAAGCATCGATATGCATGAATCGACCGTGTCTCGAGTCACCACACAAAAATTTATGCACACGCCCCGCGGCATTTTTGAATTGAAGTACTTCTTTTCAAGTCATGTCAGTACGGAAGATGGCGGCGAGTGCTCCTCCACCGCAATACGTGCGTTTATTCGCAAGTTAGTCGCGGCGGAACGTCCTGAAAAGCCGTTAAGTGATAGCAAAATTGCTGAACTCATGGCGGATCAGGGCATCAAAGTAGCACGGCGAACGATTGCGAAGTATCGGGAAGCAATGAATATCCCGCCTTCCAATCAACGAAAAAGCCTTTTATAA
- a CDS encoding putative sigma-54 modulation protein produces the protein MQINLTGHHIEITEALRDYVDTKFAKLERHFDHINNVHVILNVEKLNQKAEATVHLNGGEVFATSEHEDMYAAIDGLIDKLDRQVIKHKEKLKKH, from the coding sequence ATGCAAATTAACCTCACTGGTCATCATATTGAAATTACTGAAGCATTACGTGATTACGTCGACACAAAATTCGCAAAGCTAGAGCGACATTTTGACCATATAAATAACGTTCATGTCATTCTAAATGTTGAAAAACTCAATCAAAAAGCGGAAGCTACGGTACACCTGAACGGAGGTGAAGTTTTCGCCACCTCCGAACATGAAGATATGTACGCAGCCATTGATGGTTTAATTGACAAGCTGGATCGTCAAGTGATTAAACACAAAGAGAAACTCAAGAAGCACTAG
- a CDS encoding PTS IIA-like nitrogen-regulatory protein PtsN has protein sequence MNLREILTPDCTKCAVDDTSKKKLLESISHMVAPKLGGVSRDDVFESLLQRERLGSTGIGLGIAIPHGRLTNASHPVAVLITLSAPIEFESIDNQPVDIIFALLVPENEPETHLKTLSAVAQRLNNRECCRKLRSANSDNELYELFTDEQPPCN, from the coding sequence ATGAACCTTCGTGAAATTTTAACGCCCGACTGCACCAAATGTGCAGTCGACGACACGAGTAAGAAGAAGCTACTAGAAAGCATAAGTCACATGGTCGCCCCCAAACTCGGGGGCGTTTCTCGTGACGATGTTTTTGAAAGTTTATTGCAACGAGAAAGGCTCGGCAGCACCGGCATTGGTTTAGGAATCGCAATCCCCCATGGTCGTCTTACCAACGCCAGTCATCCTGTCGCCGTTCTCATTACACTCTCCGCACCGATTGAATTTGAATCTATCGACAACCAACCGGTCGATATTATCTTTGCGCTGTTGGTGCCAGAAAATGAACCGGAAACGCATTTAAAGACACTCTCAGCGGTTGCCCAGCGCCTCAACAATCGTGAATGCTGCCGGAAACTAAGATCGGCAAATAGCGACAATGAACTATATGAACTTTTCACGGACGAGCAGCCCCCATGCAACTAA
- a CDS encoding UPF0042 nucleotide-binding protein, which translates to MQLIIVSGRSGSGKTIALRVLEDLGFYCVDNLPLQLLPALIHCVSNYESVAVSVDVRNLPQDDNALADALDFLPEKIKPEILYIDASDEVLLRRYGETRRMHPLSKQESSLPDAVALENKLLEPLVARTNWRIDSSKLSVHELSEMVREHVLGRKDNQLILTFLSFGFKHGAPANADTVLDSRILPNPHWEPELKALTGLDQPVINYLQEQPLVTKFVQQVGTFIDTWLPYFERSNRSYLTIAIGCTGGQHRSVFIAEALARRYREQGMNVKMKHRELEKKNA; encoded by the coding sequence ATGCAACTAATCATCGTGAGTGGTCGTTCTGGTTCAGGAAAAACCATTGCGCTTCGAGTGCTTGAAGACCTAGGTTTTTACTGCGTTGATAATTTACCATTGCAGCTTCTGCCCGCACTCATTCATTGTGTGAGCAATTATGAATCCGTTGCTGTAAGCGTTGACGTGAGGAACCTGCCCCAAGACGACAATGCACTTGCAGATGCGTTAGACTTTTTGCCAGAAAAAATTAAACCAGAAATTCTCTATATTGATGCGTCCGATGAAGTTTTGTTGCGTCGCTATGGAGAAACGCGACGCATGCACCCGCTCTCAAAACAAGAGAGCTCATTGCCAGACGCAGTAGCACTTGAAAATAAGTTACTAGAACCTTTAGTAGCTCGCACGAATTGGCGTATAGATTCGAGTAAGTTGAGTGTTCACGAACTGAGTGAAATGGTTCGCGAGCACGTACTAGGGCGCAAGGACAACCAGCTCATTCTAACGTTTCTCTCGTTTGGCTTTAAGCATGGTGCTCCCGCGAATGCAGACACCGTGCTCGATTCGCGTATTCTGCCAAACCCACACTGGGAACCAGAATTAAAGGCACTCACCGGGCTAGATCAACCCGTTATTAACTATCTACAAGAACAGCCTTTGGTGACTAAATTCGTGCAGCAAGTCGGTACATTTATCGACACGTGGCTTCCTTACTTTGAGCGTAGCAATCGCAGCTATCTCACGATTGCGATTGGTTGCACAGGCGGTCAGCACCGCTCGGTATTCATTGCAGAAGCACTTGCGCGCCGATACCGTGAACAAGGTATGAACGTGAAGATGAAGCATCGCGAGTTAGAGAAGAAAAATGCCTGA
- a CDS encoding phosphocarrier protein NPr — translation MPELKRAMTIKNKLGLHARAATKLAKLSSQFKAKVTIEQGAQRVDASSVMGLMLLASQQGKEINVIAEGQDAEAALNAIEQLIQDRFDEEA, via the coding sequence ATGCCTGAACTTAAACGGGCCATGACCATTAAGAACAAGTTGGGTTTGCACGCCCGTGCAGCCACTAAATTGGCTAAGCTGAGTAGCCAGTTCAAAGCAAAAGTCACTATAGAGCAAGGCGCTCAGCGGGTTGACGCATCAAGTGTTATGGGTCTAATGCTACTGGCCAGCCAACAAGGCAAAGAAATAAATGTCATCGCAGAAGGGCAAGATGCAGAAGCTGCCCTCAATGCTATCGAGCAACTCATTCAAGATCGCTTCGACGAAGAAGCTTGA
- a CDS encoding ribosome-associated protein, translating into MTNEHDEDDFVSKSERKRDVLAITDLGRQLVDLPPGQLNELPLSDEVLAAVQLAKKIRNKHVGFKRQIQFIGKLLRHDDPQPIFDALAAKEQEHLHQQAHFHALEQWRDRILAEGDSAIQAFIDEHPGADRQHIRQLVRLAQKQKAENKPPAAFRELFKYLREIS; encoded by the coding sequence ATGACAAATGAACACGACGAAGACGATTTCGTCAGTAAATCAGAACGCAAGCGAGACGTGCTTGCGATCACCGATTTAGGGCGCCAATTGGTAGACTTACCTCCTGGGCAACTCAACGAGCTGCCACTTAGTGATGAAGTGCTTGCTGCCGTTCAACTCGCGAAAAAAATTCGCAACAAACACGTGGGTTTTAAGCGCCAAATTCAGTTTATCGGCAAATTACTTCGCCACGACGACCCACAACCTATTTTCGATGCACTTGCCGCTAAAGAACAAGAGCATTTGCATCAGCAAGCTCATTTTCATGCGCTCGAGCAATGGCGAGACCGCATTCTGGCTGAAGGTGATTCAGCGATACAGGCGTTCATTGATGAACACCCCGGCGCCGACCGCCAACATATTCGCCAGCTCGTGCGCTTAGCACAAAAGCAAAAGGCCGAGAATAAACCTCCTGCTGCTTTTCGTGAGCTCTTCAAATACTTGCGTGAAATATCCTAA